A single genomic interval of Xyrauchen texanus isolate HMW12.3.18 chromosome 48, RBS_HiC_50CHRs, whole genome shotgun sequence harbors:
- the LOC127639375 gene encoding E3 ubiquitin-protein ligase RNF13-like, producing the protein MLLSLGMLMLSATQIYTIFTVQIFAFLNLLPVEADISAYTFDNKTENFDDLPARFGYRLPSEGLKGFLIGAHPENACEPIAPPPLRDNATNTFIVLIKRFDCNFDVKVLHAQKAGYKAAIVHNVDSDDLIGMGSNDLDILKQINIPSVFIGEEAANSLKVDYTYQKGGHVILMPDFSLPLEYYLIPFLIIVGICLILIVVFMITKFVQDRHRARRSRLRKDQLKKLPIHKYKKGDSYDVCAICLDEYEEGDKLRVLPCSHAYHCKCVDPWLTKTKKTCPVCKQKVVPSDGDSDSNDSGGEENDVSENTPLLRSLASTSAHSFGTMSGSLSQHEPESSDYDEHSDTTDSEEEVTVETVVVQLQRECLENLEANA; encoded by the exons ATGCTGCTCTCTTTGGGGATGCTGATGCTCTCTGCCACACAGATTTACACCATCTTTACTGTTCAGATATTTGCTTTCCTTAATCTTCTGCCCGTGGAGGCCGATATATCAGCA TACACATTTGACAATAAAACAGAGAATTTTGATGACCTACCAGCTCGATTTGGCTACAGGCTGCCCAGTGAAGGACTGAAG GGCTTCCTGATTGGGGCTCATCCAGAGAATGCCTGTGAGCCAATCGCTCCTCCGCCCCTGAGGGACAACGCAACCAACACCTTCATTGTGTTGATCAAGCGCTTCGACTGTAACTTTGATGTCAAG GTCCTTCATGCGCAGAAGGCCGGCTACAAGGCCGCAATTGTCCACAATGTGGATTCTGATGACTTAATCGGCATGGGATCCAATGATC TGGACATTCTGAAGCAGATCAACATTCCATCAGTTTTCATTGGTGAAGAAGCAGCCAACTCCCTCAAAGTGGATTACACCTACCAGAAAGG aggtcaTGTAATTCTCATGCCAGACTTCAGTTTGCCTCTGGAATATTACCTGATCCCATTCCTCATCATCGTTGGAATCTGCCTTATTCTCATTGTTGTTTTCATG atTACAAAGTTTGTTCAGGACCGACACAGAGCCAGAAGAAGTCGCTTACGCAAAGACCAGTTGAAGAAACTCCCAATTCACAAGTACAAGAAAG GTGACTCTTATGACGTGTGTGCTATTTGTTTGGACGAGTATGAAGAAGGTGACAAACTTCGGGTCTTGCCTTGCTCGCATG CCTATCACTGCAAATGTGTCGACCCTTGGTTGACCAAAACCAAAAAGACCTGTCCAGTGTGCAAGCAGAAGGTTGTGCCGTCTGACGGGGACTCGGACTCCAACGATAGTGGTGGCGAGGAAAACGACGTCTCGGAAAACACGCCTTTGCTGAGATCTCTGGCCTCTACCAGCGCCCATTCATTCGGAACCATGTCTGGCTCGCTTTCCCAGCATGAACCGGAGTCATCGGACTATGACGAGCACAGTGACACCACCGACAGTGAAGAAGAGGTCACTGTGGAAACTGTGGTCGTACAGCTACAACGGGAATGTCTCGAAAACTTGGAGGCCAATGCCTGA